The Kitasatospora sp. NBC_00374 genome has a segment encoding these proteins:
- a CDS encoding multifunctional oxoglutarate decarboxylase/oxoglutarate dehydrogenase thiamine pyrophosphate-binding subunit/dihydrolipoyllysine-residue succinyltransferase subunit, producing MSPHPETPSSSASSTGFGPNEWLVDEIYQQYLQDPNSVDRAWWDFFADYKPGTEVTSVTQAATPVGPTPTTVAAPAAPAAAVPVASAPAAPAVAPVQQAPAPVAAAPAAPPAPKAAPPAQAAAPAADGPELVPLRGPAKAVATNMDASLEVPTATSVRAVPAKLLIDNRIVINNHLQRARGGKVSFTHLIGYALVQAIKASPGMNHSYQIKDGKPFLVKPAHVNLGLAIDLVKPNGDRQLVVAAIKKAETLDFFGFWQAYEDIVRRARANKLTMDDFTGVTVSLTNPGGIGTVHSVPRLMQNQGTIVGVGAMEYPAEFQGSSQETLARLGISKTMTLTSTYDHRVIQGAASGEFLRTIHQLLLGEHNFYDEVFESLRIPYEPVRWATDVATTHDDEVNKTARVMELIHAYRVRGHLMADTDPLEYKQRKHPDLDVVQHGLTLWDLEREFAVGGFGGQRMMKLRDILGLLRNTYCRTVGIEYMHIQDPKQRKWLQERLEKPYSKPEREEQLRILRRLNSAEAFETFLQTKYVGQKRFSLEGGESLIPLLDATIDAAAEHRLDEAVIGMAHRGRLNVLANIVGKPYARIFGEFEGNLDPKSMHGSGDVKYHLGADGTFTGLDGETIKVSLAANPSHLETVDPVVEGIVRAKQDVLDQGGTSFPVLPIQIHGDAAFAGQGVVAETLNMSQLRGYRTGGTIHLVVNNQVGFTAAPASSRSSMYCTDVARMIEAPIFHVNGDDPEAVVRVARLAFEFRQTFHKDVVIDLICYRRRGHNEADNPSFTQPLMYDLIDKKRSVRKLYTEGLIGRGDITMEEAEQALQDFQGQLEKVFSEVRQAAGAQQPATNGKPVADFPVNIQTAISEETVKRIAASQVNLPDWLTVHPRLLPQLQRRAASVEDNTIDWATGETLAIGSLLMEGHPVRLAGQDSRRGTFGQRHAVLIDRNSGEDYTPLLYLTEDQARYTVYDSLLSEYAAMGFEYGYSLTRPNALVMWEAQFGDFVNGAQTMVDEYIASAEQKWGQHSGVTLLLPHGYEGQGPDHSSARPERFLQMCAQDNMTVAMPTSPSNYFHLLRWQVHNPHHKPLIVFTPKSMLRLKAAASATSEFTSGSFRPVIGDHTVDPANVRKVVITSGKFYYDLEASRTERGITDTAIVRVERLYPLPVAELQEELGRYGEDVQFIWAQEEPANQGAWPFIAMNLVDHLQVVVGRSANGGARLRRVARTASSAPAVGSAKRHAAEQQALLDEVFNL from the coding sequence GTGTCGCCACACCCAGAAACCCCCAGCAGCTCGGCAAGCTCCACTGGCTTCGGCCCCAATGAGTGGCTCGTCGACGAGATCTACCAGCAGTACCTCCAGGATCCCAACTCGGTCGACCGAGCCTGGTGGGACTTTTTCGCCGACTACAAGCCCGGTACCGAGGTGACTTCAGTGACCCAGGCCGCAACCCCGGTCGGCCCCACGCCGACCACCGTTGCCGCTCCCGCTGCCCCTGCCGCTGCCGTTCCGGTCGCGTCCGCTCCCGCTGCCCCGGCCGTCGCGCCGGTCCAGCAGGCGCCCGCGCCCGTCGCCGCAGCCCCCGCCGCGCCGCCGGCGCCGAAGGCCGCACCGCCGGCCCAGGCCGCCGCCCCGGCCGCCGACGGGCCCGAGCTCGTCCCGCTGCGTGGCCCGGCCAAGGCCGTCGCCACGAACATGGACGCCTCGCTGGAGGTCCCGACCGCGACGTCGGTGCGTGCCGTTCCGGCCAAGCTGCTGATCGACAACCGCATCGTCATCAACAACCACCTGCAGCGCGCCCGCGGTGGCAAGGTCTCCTTCACGCACCTGATCGGTTACGCCCTGGTCCAGGCCATCAAGGCCAGCCCGGGCATGAACCACAGCTACCAGATCAAGGACGGCAAGCCGTTCCTGGTCAAGCCGGCCCACGTGAACCTGGGCCTGGCCATCGACCTGGTGAAGCCCAACGGCGACCGCCAGCTCGTGGTCGCGGCGATCAAGAAGGCCGAGACCCTCGACTTCTTCGGCTTCTGGCAGGCCTACGAGGACATCGTCCGCCGGGCCCGCGCCAACAAGCTGACGATGGACGACTTCACCGGCGTCACCGTCTCGCTGACCAACCCCGGCGGCATCGGCACCGTGCACTCCGTGCCGCGCCTGATGCAGAACCAGGGCACCATCGTCGGCGTCGGCGCGATGGAGTACCCGGCCGAGTTCCAGGGCTCCTCCCAGGAGACCCTGGCGCGCCTGGGCATCTCCAAGACCATGACGCTCACCTCGACCTACGACCACCGGGTCATCCAGGGCGCGGCGTCCGGCGAGTTCCTGCGCACCATCCACCAGCTGCTGCTGGGTGAGCACAACTTCTACGACGAGGTCTTCGAGTCCCTGAGGATCCCGTACGAGCCGGTGCGCTGGGCGACCGACGTCGCCACCACCCACGACGACGAGGTCAACAAGACCGCGCGCGTCATGGAGCTGATCCACGCGTACCGCGTGCGCGGCCACCTGATGGCCGACACCGACCCGCTGGAGTACAAGCAGCGCAAGCACCCCGACCTGGACGTCGTCCAGCACGGCCTCACCCTGTGGGACCTGGAGCGCGAGTTCGCGGTCGGCGGCTTCGGCGGCCAGCGCATGATGAAGCTCCGCGACATCCTCGGCCTGCTGCGCAACACGTACTGCCGCACCGTCGGCATCGAGTACATGCACATCCAGGACCCGAAGCAGCGCAAGTGGCTGCAGGAGCGCCTGGAGAAGCCGTACTCGAAGCCCGAGCGCGAGGAGCAGCTGCGCATCCTGCGCCGGCTGAACTCGGCGGAGGCGTTCGAGACCTTCCTGCAGACCAAGTACGTCGGCCAGAAGCGCTTCTCGCTGGAGGGCGGTGAGTCGCTGATCCCGCTGCTGGACGCGACCATCGACGCCGCCGCCGAGCACCGCCTGGACGAGGCCGTCATCGGCATGGCCCACCGCGGCCGCCTCAACGTGCTGGCGAACATCGTCGGCAAGCCGTACGCCCGGATCTTCGGCGAGTTCGAGGGCAACCTCGACCCGAAGTCCATGCACGGCTCCGGTGACGTCAAGTACCACCTGGGCGCCGACGGCACCTTCACCGGCCTGGACGGCGAGACCATCAAGGTGTCGCTCGCCGCGAACCCGTCCCACCTGGAGACGGTCGACCCGGTCGTCGAGGGCATCGTCCGCGCCAAGCAGGACGTCCTGGACCAGGGCGGCACCTCCTTCCCGGTGCTGCCGATCCAGATCCACGGCGACGCGGCCTTCGCGGGCCAGGGCGTGGTGGCCGAGACGCTGAACATGTCCCAGCTGCGCGGCTACCGCACCGGTGGCACCATCCACCTGGTCGTCAACAACCAGGTCGGCTTCACCGCCGCCCCGGCCAGCAGCCGCTCGTCGATGTACTGCACCGACGTGGCCCGGATGATCGAAGCCCCGATCTTCCACGTGAACGGCGACGACCCGGAGGCCGTGGTCCGTGTCGCGCGGCTCGCCTTCGAGTTCCGCCAGACGTTCCACAAGGACGTCGTGATCGACCTCATCTGCTACCGCCGCCGCGGTCACAACGAGGCCGACAACCCGTCGTTCACCCAGCCGCTGATGTACGACCTGATCGACAAGAAGCGCTCGGTGCGCAAGCTGTACACCGAGGGCCTGATCGGTCGCGGCGACATCACCATGGAAGAGGCGGAGCAGGCGCTCCAGGACTTCCAGGGCCAGTTGGAGAAGGTCTTCTCCGAGGTCCGCCAGGCCGCCGGTGCGCAGCAGCCCGCCACCAACGGCAAGCCGGTCGCGGACTTCCCGGTCAACATCCAGACCGCGATCTCCGAGGAGACCGTCAAGCGGATCGCCGCCTCGCAGGTCAACCTGCCGGACTGGCTGACCGTCCACCCGCGTCTGCTGCCGCAGCTGCAGCGCCGCGCGGCCTCGGTCGAGGACAACACCATCGACTGGGCCACCGGCGAGACGCTCGCCATCGGCTCGCTGCTGATGGAGGGTCACCCGGTCCGGCTGGCCGGACAGGACAGCCGCCGCGGCACCTTCGGCCAGCGCCACGCGGTCCTGATCGACCGCAACAGCGGCGAGGACTACACCCCGCTGCTGTACCTGACCGAGGACCAGGCCCGCTACACCGTCTACGACAGCCTGCTGTCGGAGTACGCGGCGATGGGCTTCGAGTACGGCTACTCGCTGACCCGCCCGAACGCGCTGGTCATGTGGGAGGCGCAGTTCGGCGACTTCGTCAACGGCGCGCAGACCATGGTGGACGAGTACATCGCGTCCGCCGAGCAGAAGTGGGGCCAGCACTCCGGCGTCACCCTGCTGCTGCCGCACGGCTACGAGGGCCAGGGCCCGGACCACTCGTCCGCCCGCCCGGAGCGCTTCCTCCAGATGTGCGCGCAGGACAACATGACGGTCGCGATGCCGACGTCGCCGTCGAACTACTTCCACCTCCTGCGGTGGCAGGTCCACAACCCGCACCACAAGCCGCTGATCGTCTTCACCCCGAAGTCGATGCTGCGTCTGAAGGCCGCCGCCTCGGCGACCTCGGAGTTCACCTCCGGCTCGTTCCGCCCGGTGATCGGGGACCACACGGTCGACCCGGCGAACGTCCGCAAGGTGGTGATCACCTCCGGCAAGTTCTACTACGACCTGGAGGCGTCCCGCACCGAGCGCGGCATCACCGACACCGCGATCGTCCGGGTCGAGCGGCTCTACCCGCTGCCGGTGGCCGAGCTCCAGGAGGAGCTGGGCCGGTACGGCGAGGACGTCCAGTTCATCTGGGCGCAGGAGGAGCCGGCCAACCAGGGTGCGTGGCCGTTCATCGCGATGAACCTGGTCGACCACCTGCAGGTCGTCGTCGGCCGCAGCGCCAACGGCGGTGCCCGACTGCGCCGCGTCGCCCGCACGGCCTCGTCCGCCCCGGCGGTCGGCTCGGCCAAGCGGCACGCCGCCGAGCAGCAGGCCCTGCTCGACGAGGTGTTCAACCTCTGA
- a CDS encoding sensor histidine kinase: MTFPQQRSGDAKAAPPPSLATRAVLRVWADIRPLDPVRSIKGKLALLVIVSVVLATGMVVVAIRSETQIRIIMIFSIIASLLFMQFLAHGLTAPLRDMTAAARAMADGDYSARVHVASRDEIGELAATFNRMAGDLEAADRHRRELIANVSHELRTPIAALRAVLENVVDGVVQPNPTTLGAALEQTERLGRLVTHLLDLSKLDDGVVPLDARPFEVRPFLDGVLRGVTVDGATAGGAYGRRGDVRLRLDVKPGGLSAVADPERLHQVVANLVDNACKHSPAGGTVTVRARPGEAPGALLLAVEDQGPGIRVEDRERVFERFGRAGSATAQGPGSDGGTGLGLAIARWAVDLHGGEIRVAEAARGCRIEVTLPGEARVPA; this comes from the coding sequence ATGACCTTTCCACAGCAACGCAGCGGGGACGCCAAGGCCGCCCCGCCCCCCAGCCTGGCCACCCGCGCCGTCCTGAGGGTCTGGGCCGACATCCGGCCTCTCGACCCGGTCCGCTCGATCAAGGGCAAGCTCGCCCTGCTGGTGATCGTCTCCGTGGTGCTGGCCACCGGGATGGTCGTGGTCGCGATCAGGTCCGAGACCCAGATCCGCATCATCATGATCTTCTCGATCATCGCCTCGCTGCTGTTCATGCAGTTCCTGGCCCACGGCCTGACCGCGCCGCTGCGCGACATGACCGCGGCCGCCCGGGCGATGGCCGACGGCGACTACAGCGCCCGGGTGCACGTCGCCTCCCGCGACGAGATCGGCGAGCTGGCCGCCACCTTCAACCGGATGGCCGGCGACCTGGAGGCCGCCGACCGGCACCGACGCGAGCTGATCGCCAACGTCTCGCACGAGCTGCGCACGCCCATCGCCGCGCTGCGCGCCGTGCTGGAGAACGTGGTGGACGGCGTCGTCCAGCCCAATCCCACCACCCTGGGCGCCGCGCTGGAGCAGACCGAACGGCTCGGGCGCCTGGTCACCCACCTGCTCGACCTGTCCAAGCTGGACGACGGGGTCGTCCCGCTGGACGCCCGCCCGTTCGAGGTCCGGCCGTTCCTGGACGGCGTGCTGCGCGGGGTGACCGTCGACGGCGCGACCGCCGGCGGCGCCTACGGCCGGCGCGGCGACGTCCGGCTGCGGCTGGACGTGAAGCCCGGCGGGCTCAGCGCCGTGGCCGACCCGGAGCGGCTGCACCAGGTGGTGGCCAACCTGGTCGACAACGCCTGCAAGCACTCCCCTGCGGGCGGCACGGTGACGGTCCGGGCCCGTCCCGGCGAGGCGCCGGGCGCCCTGCTGCTGGCCGTCGAGGACCAGGGCCCGGGGATCCGGGTGGAAGACCGCGAGCGGGTCTTCGAACGCTTCGGGCGGGCCGGCAGCGCCACCGCCCAGGGCCCGGGCAGCGACGGCGGCACCGGCCTGGGGCTGGCGATCGCACGCTGGGCGGTCGATCTGCACGGCGGCGAGATCCGGGTCGCGGAGGCCGCCCGCGGCTGCCGGATCGAGGTCACCCTGCCGGGTGAGGCCAGAGTGCCGGCCTGA
- a CDS encoding response regulator transcription factor yields MQQENTSSNPVGTQRRVLVVEDEPTIAESIAARLGAEGFKVAVAHDGPGAVDGFHTWQPDLVVLDIMLPGFDGLEVCRRIQAQRPVPVLMLTARDDETDLLVGLGVGADDYMTKPFSMRELAARVNVLLRRVERAQQAARTPALGSLRFGDLEIDHVQRRVRLGAGDVHLTPTEFDLLACLAAQPRAVLTREQLLAEVWDWTDASGTRTVDSHVKALRRKIGASWIRTVHGVGYALEAPLS; encoded by the coding sequence ATGCAGCAAGAAAACACCAGCAGCAACCCGGTGGGCACTCAGCGACGAGTACTCGTCGTCGAGGACGAGCCCACCATCGCCGAATCCATCGCCGCCCGGCTGGGCGCCGAGGGGTTCAAGGTCGCCGTGGCCCACGACGGCCCCGGCGCGGTGGACGGCTTCCACACCTGGCAGCCCGACCTCGTCGTGCTCGACATCATGCTGCCCGGCTTCGACGGCCTGGAGGTCTGCCGCCGGATCCAGGCCCAGCGCCCGGTGCCGGTCCTCATGCTGACCGCGCGCGACGACGAGACCGACCTGCTGGTCGGCCTCGGGGTCGGCGCGGACGACTACATGACCAAGCCGTTCTCGATGCGCGAGCTGGCGGCCCGGGTCAACGTCCTGCTGCGCCGCGTGGAGCGCGCCCAGCAGGCGGCCAGGACACCGGCGCTCGGCAGCCTGCGCTTCGGCGACCTGGAGATCGACCACGTCCAGCGCCGGGTGCGGCTCGGCGCGGGCGACGTCCACCTGACGCCGACCGAGTTCGACCTGCTGGCCTGCCTGGCCGCCCAGCCGCGCGCGGTGCTCACCCGCGAGCAGTTGCTCGCCGAGGTCTGGGACTGGACGGACGCCTCGGGCACCCGCACGGTCGACAGCCACGTCAAGGCGCTGCGCCGAAAGATCGGTGCCAGCTGGATCCGTACGGTGCACGGCGTCGGGTACGCCCTGGAGGCACCGCTCTCCTAG
- a CDS encoding rhomboid-like protein: MTDTEGRTAATGAGHCRAALLLLPTPRRNPFAFGYLALLLGTTLFARFADPDLVQRLQSASSSDAHNLLVRPVSALLLSGVWVAGPVWMPYLWAFLATVAPLERRVGGLRAAGVFAAGHITATLVSQAVVVGAVAGGGLGTDALDALDIGVSYGVLTSLGALAGLLPPTGRVVTLGAAGALVGHQMLTDQDLVTGVGHPVALLVGIALWGRLRRGPGRRPRPLWTRAWSTRRTAPARSEV; this comes from the coding sequence ATGACGGACACCGAAGGGCGTACCGCCGCGACCGGCGCCGGCCACTGCCGTGCCGCGCTGCTCCTGCTGCCCACGCCGCGCCGCAACCCCTTCGCGTTCGGCTACCTCGCCCTGCTGCTCGGTACCACCCTGTTCGCGCGCTTCGCCGACCCCGACCTGGTGCAGCGGTTGCAGTCGGCCTCCAGCAGTGACGCCCACAACCTGCTGGTCCGCCCGGTCTCGGCCCTGCTGCTGAGCGGGGTCTGGGTGGCGGGTCCGGTGTGGATGCCGTACCTCTGGGCCTTCCTCGCCACCGTCGCCCCGCTGGAGCGCCGGGTCGGCGGGCTGCGGGCCGCCGGGGTGTTCGCAGCCGGGCACATCACGGCCACGCTGGTCTCGCAGGCGGTCGTGGTCGGTGCGGTGGCCGGCGGCGGCCTCGGCACCGACGCCCTGGACGCGCTGGACATCGGTGTCAGCTACGGCGTGCTGACCAGTCTCGGCGCACTCGCCGGGCTGCTGCCGCCGACGGGCCGGGTGGTCACGCTGGGTGCGGCCGGCGCGCTGGTCGGGCACCAGATGCTCACCGACCAGGACCTCGTCACCGGGGTCGGGCACCCGGTCGCCCTGCTGGTCGGCATTGCCCTCTGGGGCCGGCTGCGCCGCGGCCCGGGCCGTCGGCCGCGGCCGCTGTGGACGCGCGCCTGGTCGACCCGCCGCACTGCCCCCGCGCGCTCCGAAGTCTGA
- the lon gene encoding endopeptidase La, translating to MASTSTPLTLPVLPLDDEVVLPGMVVPLDLSDTEVRAAVEAARAGARGAGKPQVLLVPRLDGSYGAVGTLATVEQVGRLADGDPAALVRAVRRVRIGAGTTGPGAALWVETTPFRESDPGLPVAGRAAELVREYKALSTQWLRKRGAWQIVDRVAQIDGVGELADNIGYAPFATVEQKLKVLLESDQVARLEYALTLLRDHLAEEEVNDTIRKDVEEGVAKQQKEFLLRRQLEAVRKELAELNGDPADEEGDYRARVEAADLPEKVREAALKEVDKLERSSDQSPEGSWIRTWLDTVLELPWNERTEDAYDIAAARAVLDADHAGLADVKDRIVEYLAVRKRRADQGLGQIGGRRGGAVLALVGPPGVGKTSLGESVARAMGRSFVRVALGGVRDEAEIRGHRRTYVGAIPGRIVRAIKEAGSMNPVVLLDEIDKVGSDYRGDPAAALLEVLDPAQNHTFRDHYLEVELDLSDVVFLATANVLEAIPEPLLDRMELVRLDGYTEDEKVVIARDHLLPRQLEKAGLDQEEVAVGEGALRRLAGEYTREAGVRNLERSIARILRKVAAQSELGERQLPVVIGPDDLRALIGRPHHVPESAQEPAERRTAVPGVATGLAVTGAGGDVLYIEASLADAVTGSTGLTLTGQLGDVMKESAHIALSFLRSRGAELELPVTGLREQGIHLHVPAGAVPKDGPSAGITMTAALASLLSGRKVRTDVAMTGEVSLTGRVLPIGGVKQKLLAADRAGITTVIIPKRNEPDLDEVPAEVLERLTVHPVSDVREVLKLALEPAEVLVAA from the coding sequence ATGGCATCGACGTCCACTCCGCTCACTCTGCCCGTGCTGCCGCTCGACGACGAGGTCGTGCTTCCCGGCATGGTCGTCCCGCTCGACCTCTCCGACACCGAGGTGCGCGCGGCCGTCGAAGCCGCCCGGGCCGGGGCGCGCGGGGCGGGCAAGCCGCAGGTGCTGCTGGTGCCGCGGCTGGACGGCTCGTACGGCGCGGTCGGCACCCTGGCCACCGTCGAGCAGGTCGGCCGGCTGGCCGACGGAGACCCGGCCGCCCTGGTCCGGGCCGTGCGACGGGTGCGGATCGGCGCCGGCACCACCGGGCCCGGCGCCGCGCTCTGGGTGGAGACCACCCCCTTCCGTGAGTCCGACCCCGGCCTTCCGGTGGCCGGCCGGGCCGCCGAGCTGGTCAGGGAGTACAAGGCGCTGTCCACCCAGTGGCTGCGCAAGCGCGGCGCCTGGCAGATCGTCGACCGGGTCGCCCAGATCGACGGCGTCGGCGAGCTCGCGGACAACATCGGCTACGCGCCCTTCGCCACCGTCGAGCAGAAGCTCAAGGTGCTGCTGGAGTCGGACCAGGTGGCGCGCCTGGAGTACGCGCTGACCCTGCTGCGCGACCACCTCGCCGAGGAGGAGGTCAACGACACCATCCGCAAGGATGTCGAGGAGGGTGTCGCCAAGCAGCAGAAGGAGTTCCTGCTGCGCCGTCAGCTGGAGGCCGTCCGCAAGGAACTGGCCGAGCTGAACGGCGACCCCGCCGACGAGGAGGGCGACTACCGGGCCCGGGTGGAGGCCGCCGACCTGCCCGAGAAGGTCCGGGAGGCCGCACTCAAGGAGGTCGACAAGCTGGAGCGCTCCTCCGACCAGTCGCCCGAGGGCTCCTGGATCCGGACCTGGCTGGACACCGTCCTGGAGCTGCCCTGGAACGAGCGCACCGAGGACGCGTACGACATCGCCGCGGCCCGGGCGGTGCTGGACGCCGACCACGCCGGGCTCGCCGACGTGAAGGACCGGATCGTCGAGTACCTCGCCGTCCGCAAGCGCCGGGCCGACCAGGGGCTCGGCCAGATCGGCGGCCGGCGCGGCGGGGCGGTGCTGGCGCTGGTCGGCCCGCCCGGCGTCGGCAAGACCTCGCTGGGCGAGTCCGTGGCCCGCGCGATGGGCCGCTCCTTCGTCCGGGTGGCGCTCGGCGGCGTCCGGGACGAGGCGGAGATCCGCGGCCACCGCCGCACCTACGTCGGGGCCATCCCCGGCCGGATCGTCCGCGCGATCAAGGAAGCCGGGTCGATGAACCCGGTGGTGCTGCTGGACGAGATCGACAAGGTCGGCTCGGACTACCGGGGCGACCCGGCCGCGGCCCTGCTGGAGGTGCTGGACCCGGCGCAGAACCACACGTTCCGCGACCACTACCTGGAGGTCGAGCTCGACCTCTCCGACGTGGTCTTCCTCGCCACCGCCAACGTGCTGGAGGCCATTCCCGAGCCGCTGCTCGACCGGATGGAGCTGGTCCGCCTGGACGGCTACACCGAGGACGAGAAGGTCGTCATCGCCCGCGACCACCTGCTGCCCCGGCAGCTGGAGAAGGCCGGGCTCGACCAGGAGGAGGTCGCGGTCGGCGAGGGCGCGCTGCGCCGGCTGGCGGGCGAGTACACCCGCGAGGCGGGCGTGCGGAACCTGGAGCGCTCGATCGCCCGGATCCTGCGCAAGGTCGCGGCGCAGAGCGAGCTGGGCGAGCGGCAGCTGCCGGTCGTGATCGGTCCGGACGACCTGCGGGCGCTGATCGGCCGGCCGCACCACGTCCCCGAGTCGGCCCAGGAGCCGGCCGAGCGGCGCACCGCCGTCCCCGGCGTGGCCACCGGACTGGCCGTCACGGGCGCGGGCGGCGACGTCCTCTACATCGAGGCCTCGCTGGCCGACGCGGTGACCGGCTCGACCGGACTGACCCTCACCGGGCAGCTGGGCGACGTGATGAAGGAGTCCGCGCACATCGCGCTCTCCTTCCTGCGCTCGCGCGGCGCCGAACTGGAACTGCCGGTCACCGGGCTGCGCGAGCAGGGCATCCACCTGCACGTGCCGGCCGGCGCCGTCCCCAAGGACGGCCCGAGCGCGGGCATCACCATGACCGCCGCGCTGGCCTCGCTGCTGTCGGGCCGCAAGGTGCGGACGGACGTGGCGATGACCGGTGAGGTCTCGCTGACCGGGCGGGTGCTGCCGATCGGCGGGGTGAAGCAGAAGCTGCTCGCCGCCGACCGGGCCGGGATCACCACGGTGATCATCCCGAAGCGCAACGAGCCGGACCTGGACGAAGTCCCGGCCGAGGTGCTGGAGCGGCTGACGGTGCATCCGGTCTCCGACGTCCGGGAGGTGCTGAAGCTGGCCCTGGAGCCGGCCGAGGTGCTGGTGGCCGCCTGA
- a CDS encoding GtrA family protein, with the protein MPSPTQRALARVPKRYRPFLVKHRKPVKFLVVGGTCFVLAMTMNYGLRLTVLASKPVVALTVATMVATVVSYVLNRQWSFRAAGRQREALLYCAVSALAIGVNDLPLVVSRYVLDLREPGVGPLAEEVADFVSGMILGTFLAMIFRYWAMNRFVFTRLSARVSPEQSTVRRVRVRP; encoded by the coding sequence GTGCCGTCACCGACCCAGCGGGCCCTGGCCCGAGTACCGAAGCGGTACCGCCCGTTCCTGGTGAAACACCGAAAGCCGGTGAAGTTCCTGGTGGTGGGCGGTACCTGTTTCGTGCTGGCCATGACGATGAACTACGGCCTGCGGCTGACCGTGCTGGCGTCCAAGCCGGTGGTGGCGCTGACCGTCGCCACCATGGTGGCGACCGTCGTGTCGTACGTCCTGAACCGGCAGTGGTCGTTCCGGGCCGCCGGGAGGCAGCGCGAGGCGCTCCTCTACTGCGCGGTGAGCGCGCTGGCGATCGGGGTGAACGACCTGCCGCTGGTGGTGTCCCGGTACGTCCTGGACCTGCGCGAGCCCGGGGTCGGCCCGCTGGCCGAGGAGGTCGCCGACTTCGTCAGCGGCATGATCCTCGGGACCTTCCTGGCGATGATCTTCCGCTACTGGGCGATGAACCGCTTCGTGTTCACCCGGCTCTCGGCCAGGGTCAGCCCGGAGCAGTCCACCGTCCGGCGGGTGCGCGTCAGGCCGTGA
- a CDS encoding ABC transporter permease: protein MAEPASGFLAELKDAVTPRAALLVIGVLLLQLGFITSYVGALHHPSPHELSIAVVAPPQVAPKLVSGLDSVPDNAVRTSTAADRAAAEELIRDQKIYAAWIFDPAGTRDTLLVADARGPAAARAAEEIVTRVDQTQNRTVAVEDVVPLAAGDAEGLSSFYLVIGWCVGGYLVASILGISAGARPANTHRALIRLGTLAVYSVAAGVGGALIIGPVLNALPGSSWALVGLGSLVVFAVGAITMAMECLFGVVGIGLAVLVFVVLGNPSAGGVFPPPLMPPFWRAIGAWIPNGAGTDVARSIAYFGATDIAVPLLVLAAWAVVGVAVTLLAVVRRPGARPQPVTA from the coding sequence ATGGCTGAGCCCGCATCAGGTTTCCTCGCCGAACTCAAGGACGCGGTGACACCCCGGGCCGCCCTGCTCGTGATCGGCGTCCTCCTGCTCCAGCTCGGCTTCATCACCTCGTACGTCGGCGCCCTGCACCACCCGAGCCCGCACGAGCTGTCGATCGCGGTGGTCGCCCCGCCGCAGGTCGCTCCGAAGCTGGTCAGCGGCCTCGACTCGGTCCCCGACAACGCCGTCCGGACCTCCACCGCGGCGGACCGGGCGGCCGCCGAGGAGCTGATCAGGGACCAGAAGATCTACGCCGCCTGGATCTTCGACCCGGCCGGCACCCGGGACACCCTGCTGGTCGCCGACGCCCGCGGACCGGCTGCGGCCCGCGCCGCCGAGGAGATCGTCACCCGGGTCGACCAGACCCAGAACCGCACCGTCGCCGTCGAGGACGTCGTCCCGCTGGCGGCCGGTGACGCCGAGGGCCTGTCCTCCTTCTACCTGGTGATCGGCTGGTGCGTCGGCGGCTACCTGGTCGCCTCGATCCTGGGCATCAGCGCCGGCGCCCGGCCGGCCAACACCCACCGGGCCCTGATCCGGCTCGGCACGCTCGCGGTCTACTCGGTCGCGGCCGGCGTCGGCGGCGCGCTGATCATCGGCCCGGTGCTGAACGCCCTGCCCGGCTCCAGCTGGGCCCTGGTCGGCCTGGGCTCGCTGGTGGTGTTCGCGGTCGGTGCGATCACCATGGCGATGGAGTGCCTGTTCGGCGTCGTCGGCATCGGCCTCGCGGTGCTGGTCTTCGTGGTCCTCGGCAACCCCAGCGCCGGCGGGGTGTTCCCGCCGCCGCTGATGCCGCCGTTCTGGCGGGCCATCGGCGCCTGGATCCCGAACGGCGCCGGCACCGACGTGGCCCGCTCGATCGCCTACTTCGGCGCCACCGACATCGCCGTGCCGCTGCTCGTCCTGGCCGCCTGGGCGGTGGTCGGGGTCGCCGTCACCCTGCTCGCGGTGGTGCGCCGGCCGGGTGCGCGGCCGCAGCCGGTCACGGCCTGA